A window of Rubricoccus marinus contains these coding sequences:
- a CDS encoding DNA-formamidopyrimidine glycosylase family protein, with protein MPEGPEVRRAADALNSALAGREIVAFSTRIKTARAWLDAHKPEGAETEGGLFVGRRIERVWSHGKWLVGDVEGGLYFASHFLMWGRWNVVPPDDEMAVTRDKRERARIEVEDAVAVLTTAPKFAVGKGDPGASGEADASTSGPYGGPTAHLGPETLPYEGPQAFDTDAFHDRLFSGAHNDRTIGAALLDQTILAGVGNYLRAEILHACRLDPWTFVGDLTPEALACLDREIPAICAYAFAHGGRTIPPQAVERMRADPDLHYGEAHDYNLKHWVFRRTNLDCLVCGDTVRQKKQVTRRWEDDEGNLEEKKRPIYFCPTCQGTTVELKPVRKKKTKQPAPPDA; from the coding sequence ATGCCCGAAGGTCCCGAAGTCCGCCGTGCGGCGGACGCCTTGAACAGCGCCCTCGCTGGGCGTGAGATCGTCGCGTTCTCGACGCGTATCAAGACCGCGCGCGCGTGGCTGGACGCGCACAAGCCCGAAGGCGCCGAGACCGAGGGCGGCCTGTTCGTCGGCAGGCGTATCGAGCGCGTGTGGAGCCACGGCAAGTGGCTCGTGGGCGATGTGGAGGGCGGGCTCTACTTCGCGAGCCACTTCCTGATGTGGGGCCGCTGGAACGTGGTCCCGCCCGACGACGAGATGGCCGTCACGCGCGACAAGCGCGAGCGCGCCCGCATCGAGGTCGAGGACGCCGTGGCCGTGCTCACCACCGCGCCCAAGTTCGCCGTCGGCAAAGGAGACCCCGGGGCCTCTGGCGAGGCGGACGCCTCCACGTCCGGCCCCTACGGCGGCCCGACCGCCCACCTCGGCCCCGAGACGCTGCCCTACGAGGGGCCACAGGCCTTCGACACGGACGCCTTCCACGACCGCCTCTTCTCCGGCGCGCACAACGACCGCACCATCGGCGCGGCATTGCTCGATCAGACCATCCTCGCGGGCGTCGGCAACTACCTCCGCGCCGAGATCCTCCACGCCTGCCGCCTGGACCCGTGGACGTTTGTCGGCGACCTCACGCCAGAGGCTCTGGCCTGCCTCGACCGCGAGATCCCGGCCATCTGCGCCTACGCCTTCGCGCACGGCGGCCGCACGATTCCGCCCCAGGCCGTCGAGCGCATGCGCGCCGACCCGGACCTCCACTACGGCGAGGCGCACGACTACAACCTCAAGCACTGGGTCTTCCGCCGCACCAACCTCGACTGCCTCGTCTGCGGCGACACGGTCCGCCAGAAAAAGCAGGTCACGCGCCGCTGGGAGGACGACGAGGGCAACCTCGAAGAGAAGAAGCGCCCCATCTACTTCTGCCCCACCTGCCAGGGCACGACCGTCGAGCTCAAGCCGGTCCGCAAGAAGAAAACGAAGCAGCCCGCCCCGCCCGATGCCTAG